The window CTAATATGCTTTTGTTGCAATTATTCAGTGCTTAACGAGAACAGTGTGGTGGGTTGTTCCAGTGATATGGCTCCCAGTTGTTTTCTGGTGTCTGACCATCTCTATTCGAATGGGCAACACACTCCCTCAATTGGTCCCACTGGTGTCATCAGGAATTCTTCTCTGGACCATGATTGAGTATTCTTTGCATCGCTTCCTTTTCCACATGAAAACAAAAGGCTACTGGTACAATTGTTTCCAGTCTTTGTATGATTGATGTAAACTTCATGAGTCCTTTTAACTTCTTGTTGAGAACCATGATGCAGGGGAAACACAATTCATTATCTGTTTCATGGATGCCATCACAAGTACCCCATGGACGGACTGCGCCTTGTTTTTCCACCTGCTGCAACAGCCATCATATGTGTGCCGGTATTAGCACTTATTTTTCTCAGCCATTTTATATGTGTGCCGGATTTGATGAGCATGCCATGTTTCGTCTAATGCTTTTGGTATGacttttattttctctttctgAAAAATTTAAACTGTCTCGATTAGCAAAGGTAAAATGGCTGTCATGTCAGTGGAGGCTCTCATGGTGTTTAACGTTCTCTCTCAGTTCTGGCATCTGCTGCACCTACTCACGGCTCCATCAGCTGCGCCTGCCGTGTTTGGAGGTGGCCTGTTGGGATACGTTATATATGACTGCACCCATTACTACCTGCATCATGGACATCCATCCAAACACCCAGCTAAACACCTGAAGGTGAGAAAGAAAAGGATTGCATTTTGTTTTGGCAACCTCGGATGTAGTTCTGAAGAGGAAAAATGCTGCTTCTTTTGCACAGCGGTATCATCTAAACCATCACTTCAAAGTTCAAAACAAGGGGTTTGGAATAACTTCTTCACTCTGGGACATCATCTTTGGCACATTGCCACCAGCAAAAACCTCTCATCAGAAAAACTGATTCTTTTGGACAATGCAAGAATAGCTTGTAATTTATTGAGGTTAGCCTCCTTCCTTTATTCACTAAAACAGTTTTACATTAACCACGATGCCATCTGTTCTCATATATTCATTattcattcttttttttctttttttttcagattCCCTACTGTTCTCTTTGgtggttcctttttttttttcctgcatatcccaaataaataaacattgccctccaattctttccttggatacATCACAGATCAGTGCCCTTGATCATCATGTATTGAGGGCATTATTTGATGAAAGCTACCTTATGTATTAAACTGGTTTATATGGAAACATGAGTTTTTAATTGGTCAGTAATTTGTTCATTGTCTGCATCCTAATCCAACTCTTCATCATGCAGAACTCTTATCTTCAACTTTTCCTGTTAAGACACTGTACAGTGATGAATGTCGTGTTTAGCAGAGGTGGAAAGGAAAATAAAAGAATCTAAATAGAAGATGTGTATAAGCTGGTCGAATCAACAAGTGAAAATGAGGCTTAAAGACTAGAAAGATTTTTCTTGTTATGAGTGGAGTACTATAAATCCTGTAATAAGTATTACGGCAAAGATTGTGACACTCAGTGAGAAGATTTCTTGTCTTGTGTTATACGTAACTTGCAAATGTTATTACACATCGCATATGGTGGAATGCTTTTACATATTTTCATAGATGATTCATGACAAATGGAATCTATTCAATAAACTACGCCACAGTGTAGCTTATGGATAAAACAGAGTCGAACAATACTGCTGGCTGAATGTTAATTAAAGCTTATAGACAATACGATGAGAACTCATACTTTAATGAACTAAAATATTGATGCCAAGATAAGGCAGAAAGACAAATCGATAGTCCttgcaaaaattaaaatcatgtgaCCAGTGGATAATGAAAAATCATGCAAACCATGAGCCCAATACATATTGCTTGATACTAATGGTGAATGCTCCCATCGGCTTAGTCAACTTGACGTCCTACTATTAGCTTCCTCTTGAACATTGCTACATTCAATACCAGCACCACATAGAGCCTATCACACATGTTATCAATAGCTTGGAAGTAAGCAATCCTCCATCTCGATTTCAATAAGATGCTTCCACAAATCGTCCAAAATCCCACGATAAATCCTAGTGCACGGCACATGTATACCCAAATACTTTCAATTCTGTCCATAGAATTttcattttcctcttcttttGTTGGAATATTGTCTGTACAATTTTTTGTGAGAGGAGGGCCACAAAGATCTGAATTGTCGGCATAGAAAGATGGATCAGTAAGCGTTTGTAATTGGCTACCAGTGGGAATTCTACCTGAAAGATTGTTATATGACAAGTTCAAATAATTCAAGAAATTTAACGCTGCCAAGGTTGAAGGAATTGCTCCAGACAAATTATTTCTGGAGAGATCAAGAATTTCTAATCGTTGCATTCCATTAATGTTGTTCGGTATCTTCCCCGTTAGGTAATTTCTAGATAGATTTAAACTCCGTAATCCATGCAGATTTCCCAACTCCTCAGGTATACTTCCAGATAAACCATTGTTGGAGAGatcaataactttatcaattgaaagCAATCTTGTGGTATACTCGAGTTCACTCCCTTTTATGAAGAGCCACATTACATCCTCGTCGCTATGGTTGTTGAAGTATAAATCACTTGAAGAAGAAGATCTCTTCAATGAACTGAAGTTGCCTAAGCTAGGTGGTATTATTCCTGAAAGATTATTATTCGAGAGATCCAATATTTGAAGAGATGTAAGATGAGATAGTTCAGGAATTCTTCCGGTGAAGGCATTCGAGCGTAAGCTGAGAGTCTTTAGGTATGGTAGGCTTTCTCCAATCCAAGCTGGTATATTTCCGATAAAATTATTGTTCCCCAGATCAAGAGTAACCAAGTTCGTACAACCTTttaaagaaaaaggaatttgCCCTATTAAATTATTGTTGCTCAGATGGAGTGATTGTAGGCTTTGCAAATTGCTGAGGGAGTTGGGAATTCTTCCTTGGAACTTGTTGCTCGATAAGTCCAAAATAAACAAACTTGAGGAATTTCTCCAGCAATTAGGAAGCTCTCCTgataaattatttttgaaaagTCGAAGCACTAGCAAATACTTATTTGGACAAAAAGATAAGGGGATGCTCCCGCTCAGATTATTTATAGATAAATCAAACCAATTTAAGTTTGGCATTGTGTTTGAGATTTTTGATGGAAAATGTCCTGAGAATAAGTTCTTTGAGAAATCCAAATAAGAAATTTGCTTTGAAAAGAGTTGTGGTAGCTCACCAGTAATCTTATTGTTAGAGAGATCCAAAAACTGAAGACTTGGCATCATATTTACGATTCTTGGAGAAAGGTGGCCCGTGAGCAAGTTGTTAGAGAGATCCAAATACATTAGGTTTGGAAGATATTGTGGCACATCACCGCTAATCTCATTATTGGAAAGAGACAAATACTCGAGAGAGGAAGGAAGCCAGTTGGGAATCCCTTCTTTGATACTTGTACTTGATAAAGATAAATCACGAAGAGTTGTTTGCAATCGGAGCCATCTCGGAAAATGAGGCCTCGGCAATATTTGGCAGAAGGTCATATAGAGGCTTCGAAGCTGAAAAGGAGGAATCCACTCATCACCTTTATTCAAATCGATGTAGTTGTATGAAATGTCCAAATACTTTAAACTCGACAGATTAACCAAGTGGAGCTCCGACAAGCGAAATGAGTTATAAGAAAGAACCAAATAGATAAGGCCCTTCAGTCCTCCGATGCCTTCTGCAATCGACCCATTCAAATCGTTGGAGTATAAAAACAAAGATCGCAGCGATGATAGATTTCCAAGAGATCTAGGAACTGATCCAGAGAGGGAGTTGTGTGAAAGATCAAGAAACTTGAGATTTTTGAAGTTCCCCAACCAATCTGGAATGGAACCCCTCAATTGGGTGCCGCTGAGATTCAATTCCTCTAAGATGAGCATTAGACATCCAGAGAAGACCTGTTCTAGATTGGCTAGCACATTATTGATAGGCACTTTATCTAGGTCGAGAATTTGGAGCTTGCAGAGGTTGGATAGAGGTTCTGGTTTGAAGCCGTCGTGGAACGTATTATAAGACAAGTCGAGTTGCCTGAGATTTGTCAACTTGGCAATTGAATCAAGAGTTTGCCCATATAGGTGATTCGACCCAAGAGAAAGCACCTCGAGGCTGGTTATGTTAAATAGCCAGTCTGGCACAGTAGAGTTGATGATGTTGCCTTCCAAATTTAGAGTTGTGAGAGATGTGAAGttgacatgaggcagcgaaggagGAAAGGTCTCCAAGCCACAAGAAGCCATTTCAACCACTTGAATACGAGAGAGTGCGTTCAATGCTTGCAACCAATTGGACACATTTCTAAATCTAACCTGATCCATGTTAAGGTGCTGTAGAGAAGTCAAACGAGAGATCCATCCAATGTTTtcgatgtataaatcatcatctagATAGAAATTATAAGAAAGGTCGAGTTGGTGTAAAGTGGAGAGATTTCCCAGCTGATCAGGTACTTTACCTCCGAAGCCTGCTCCCGAGAGATTAAGATATGTTAGTCTTCCAAAGGATCCCAAGAACTCTGGGATACGATTTCCCTCAAAATTGTTGCCACTAAGATCCAAATGATTAAGGTGTTGGAGAGAAAGCAATGATGGAGTTATGCCACCGTGCAGTGCCCATCTGCatccaacatcatcatcatcgaagTTAGTCTCAGAGCAACCCATGTATGAGACATCTGATCGATGTCTATTGCGAAGGTGGAGCTCGATAACATGGCCAGTGACGTTGCTACAGCGGATGCCTTTCCAACTACAACAATCCTCCCCAACCCAGGAAGAAAGACGATGGGAAGGATCACGGACTCGTTGCTTGAACTCCATGAGGGCTTTCCTCTCTGTCTCTTGACAGCGGATCATGGAGAAACCATCCGAGAACCCGAGCTCAATGCAAAGCACGGAAAGAGAGATGACGA of the Musa acuminata AAA Group cultivar baxijiao chromosome BXJ3-2, Cavendish_Baxijiao_AAA, whole genome shotgun sequence genome contains:
- the LOC103975843 gene encoding dihydroceramide fatty acyl 2-hydroxylase FAH1 isoform X3, which produces MVAQGFSVDLNKPLVFQVGHLGEDYEDWVHRPIVTKEIPRFFANGFMECLTRTVWWVVPVIWLPVVFWCLTISIRMGNTLPQLVPLVSSGILLWTMIEYSLHRFLFHMKTKGYWGNTIHYLFHGCHHKYPMDGLRLVFPPAATAIICVPFWHLLHLLTAPSAAPAVFGGGLLGYVIYDCTHYYLHHGHPSKHPAKHLKRYHLNHHFKVQNKGFGITSSLWDIIFGTLPPAKTSHQKN
- the LOC103975843 gene encoding dihydroceramide fatty acyl 2-hydroxylase FAH1 isoform X2, which codes for MVSDVVTFIQINSCRKEKKLICSSKAHSAITRIYNTEMVAQGFSVDLNKPLVFQVGHLGEDYEDWVHRPIVTKEIPRFFANGFMECLTRTVWWVVPVIWLPVVFWCLTISIRMGNTLPQLVPLVSSGILLWTMIEYSLHRFLFHMKTKGYWGNTIHYLFHGCHHKYPMDGLRLVFPPAATAIICVPFWHLLHLLTAPSAAPAVFGGGLLGYVIYDCTHYYLHHGHPSKHPAKHLKRYHLNHHFKVQNKGFGITSSLWDIIFGTLPPAKTSHQKN
- the LOC103975843 gene encoding dihydroceramide fatty acyl 2-hydroxylase FAH1 isoform X1 → MYGPRRSHSLLFIREKERETSKEEELGIFASERGEEKPERRSLPRFSTPLIPTLFFSRIYNTEMVAQGFSVDLNKPLVFQVGHLGEDYEDWVHRPIVTKEIPRFFANGFMECLTRTVWWVVPVIWLPVVFWCLTISIRMGNTLPQLVPLVSSGILLWTMIEYSLHRFLFHMKTKGYWGNTIHYLFHGCHHKYPMDGLRLVFPPAATAIICVPFWHLLHLLTAPSAAPAVFGGGLLGYVIYDCTHYYLHHGHPSKHPAKHLKRYHLNHHFKVQNKGFGITSSLWDIIFGTLPPAKTSHQKN
- the LOC135631580 gene encoding receptor-like protein EIX2 translates to MGERSPLLVIVISLSVLCIELGFSDGFSMIRCQETERKALMEFKQRVRDPSHRLSSWVGEDCCSWKGIRCSNVTGHVIELHLRNRHRSDVSYMGCSETNFDDDDVGCRWALHGGITPSLLSLQHLNHLDLSGNNFEGNRIPEFLGSFGRLTYLNLSGAGFGGKVPDQLGNLSTLHQLDLSYNFYLDDDLYIENIGWISRLTSLQHLNMDQVRFRNVSNWLQALNALSRIQVVEMASCGLETFPPSLPHVNFTSLTTLNLEGNIINSTVPDWLFNITSLEVLSLGSNHLYGQTLDSIAKLTNLRQLDLSYNTFHDGFKPEPLSNLCKLQILDLDKVPINNVLANLEQVFSGCLMLILEELNLSGTQLRGSIPDWLGNFKNLKFLDLSHNSLSGSVPRSLGNLSSLRSLFLYSNDLNGSIAEGIGGLKGLIYLVLSYNSFRLSELHLVNLSSLKYLDISYNYIDLNKGDEWIPPFQLRSLYMTFCQILPRPHFPRWLRLQTTLRDLSLSSTSIKEGIPNWLPSSLEYLSLSNNEISGDVPQYLPNLMYLDLSNNLLTGHLSPRIVNMMPSLQFLDLSNNKITGELPQLFSKQISYLDFSKNLFSGHFPSKISNTMPNLNWFDLSINNLSGSIPLSFCPNKYLLVLRLFKNNLSGELPNCWRNSSSLFILDLSSNKFQGRIPNSLSNLQSLQSLHLSNNNLIGQIPFSLKGCTNLVTLDLGNNNFIGNIPAWIGESLPYLKTLSLRSNAFTGRIPELSHLTSLQILDLSNNNLSGIIPPSLGNFSSLKRSSSSSDLYFNNHSDEDVMWLFIKGSELEYTTRLLSIDKVIDLSNNGLSGSIPEELGNLHGLRSLNLSRNYLTGKIPNNINGMQRLEILDLSRNNLSGAIPSTLAALNFLNYLNLSYNNLSGRIPTGSQLQTLTDPSFYADNSDLCGPPLTKNCTDNIPTKEEENENSMDRIESIWVYMCRALGFIVGFWTICGSILLKSRWRIAYFQAIDNMCDRLYVVLVLNVAMFKRKLIVGRQVD